The genomic interval CGAGCAGGCCGAACACGACCACTGCCGCGACGAAGAAGTACGCCAGCCGCGCGAACGGGCCGGTGGCCTGACTCACCGCGACCACGAGCACCAGCCCGCCGAGGTACGCGCCGAACATCGTCAGCGAGCCGTGCGCGAAGTTGAGCACGCCCATCAGCCCGAAGATGAGGGTGAGGCCGCCGGCTATCATCGCGTACACCGCGGCCTTCGAGAGGCCGTCGACGAACACCTCCGCGAGCGTCGAGGGGCGGAGGAACTGCCCGAGCGCGTCGAGCGTCGAGACGAGGACGACCTCGCTCATGCCGAGAGGTACCTCCGTATCTCCTCGTCGTCGGTCACGCCCGTCGTCGCCTCGCCGTCCGTGACGACCCGCCCGTTGTCGAGCAGGTAGAAGCGGTCGGCGAGGTCCATCGCGAGCGGGAGGTTCTGTTCCACGAGCAGCAGCGTCGTCTCCGACGCCACGCGCTGGAGCGCCCGCGCCACGTCGGCGACGATCTGTGGTGCGAGTCCTTCCGAGGGCTCGTCCACGAGCAGGAGGTCGTTGTCGCCGACCAGCCCGCGCGCGATAGCGAGCATCTGCTGTTGGCCGCCCGACAGCGACCCGGCCTTCACGTTCGGCCGCTCCGCCAGCGCCGGGAACGTGTCGAACGCGAGGTCGAGCGCCGCCTCGGCGTCGTTCCCCGACGGCGCGGCGATGCGGACGTTCTCCGCGACCGTCAGTTGTGAGAAGACGCGCCGCTCCTCGGGTATCCAGCCGATGCCGCGCCGCGCCACCGCGTTGGTCGCCTCGCCGACGAGTTCCTCGCCGCGGAAGCGCACCGACCCCTCGCGGGGCGCGGTGAGCTGGAGTATCGTTCGGAGGGTCGTCGTCTTGCCGACGCCGTTGCGCCCGATGAGCGCGACGACCTCCCCCTCGTCGACGGAGAGCGAGACGCCCTCCAGGATGTGGCTCTCGCCGTAGTAGGTGTGGGCGTCCGCGACCTCCAGCAGGGCGTCGCTCACGCCGACCCCTCCGCCGGGGTCTCTTCCCCGTCGTCGGCGAGGTCGCCCGGCTCGTAGCCGCCGAGGTACGCCTCCTGGACCGCCGGGTCGCCGCGGACCTCGTCGGGGGTGCCGTCGGCGATGACCGCCCCCCGATTGAGGACGACGATGCGGTCGGAGACGTTCATCACGATGTCCATGTTGTGCTCGACCAGCAGCACCGCGTGGTCCGTCGCCACGTCCTCGATGAGCGCGATGATGTCGTCGACGCTCTCCGAGGAGACGCCGGCGTTCGGCTCATCGAGGAGGAGCACCTCCGGGTCGCCCGCGAGCGCAACCGCCACCTCCAGCTGGCGCTTCTCGCCGTGGCTGAGGCTGTCGGCCGGGAGTTCCGCCTTCGACGCGAGGCCGACCCGCTCCAGCACGTCGTACGCCTCGTCGTAGTACTCGTCGAACGTGCCGACGTTTCGCCACGCCTTGAACGAGTCCGCGCCGTGGGCCTGTGCGGCGACGCGGACGTTCTCGAGGACGCTGCTCGTCGGGAAGACGTTCGTCACCTGGTACGAGCGGTGGAGGCCGCGCCGCGCCGTCGCGTGCGGGGCCAGTCCCGTCACGTCCTCGCCGTCGAGGGTGACGGTGCCGGCCGTCGGCTCCAGCGTCCCGGTCAGCAGGTCGAAGAACGTCGTCTTCCCGGCCCCGTTGGGGCCGATGAGCGAGCAGAGTTCGCCCTCGGCGAGCGCGAAGTCGACCGAGTCGACGGCCGTGAGGCCGCCGAACCGCTTCGTGAGGCCCGCCGTCTCGAGCATCAGAGGTCGCAGCCCATCTCGTCGCTGTCGCCCGGGATGGTGGTGTTCGACATGTCGACGGTGGCGACCGGCTCGCTCGGCTTGATGGCCGCGCCCCAGTTCTCCTCGTCGTTGGGGACCACGTCGGCGATGGTCATCGCCGAGCGCGCCTGGTTGTTGTAGGTCTGGAACTCGTAGCCGTCGGCCCCCTTCGGGGTGTCGGCGACGACCATCCCGCGCAGTTCGCTCTGGATGTCCGCGCCCTCGGTGGAGCCGCCGGCCTCGACCGCCTGGACGATGGCCGACGACGCCGTGAACGTCCCGGAGCTGAACAGGTCGGGGACGACGCCGTACGCCGAGGTGTACGAGTCCACGAAGGCGTTGTTGATCTCGTTGTCGTACTGGTTCCAGTGGTAGCGGGTGGTGAACGGGCCGAAGTTCGCCTCCGCGAGCGCGTCGGCCGTCAGCGGCTCGCCCAGCACGCGCTGGAGCGTCTGCCCGACGATGTTCGTCGTGATCTGCGTCGCGAAGCCGCCGAAGACGGTGAAGTCGTAGCCGCCGTTCAGGAACGTGGTGAACAGCTGCGGGAGCGTCGAGACGGTGAAGCCGGCGACGATACCCTCCGCGCCCGCGCTCTCGGCGTTGTCGAGCAGTCCCTCCCACTCGGAGTAGCCCTGCGGGACGAACCGCTGGCCGACGATCTCGACGCCGTTCGCCTCCAGCACGGAGCGGTAGTTGTTGACGACCGCGCGGCCGAACGAGTAGTCGGCGCCGAACAGGTAGACGCGCGACACGTCGGAGTTCTCCGCGACGTACTGGCCGCCCGAGCGGGCGTCCATCGCCGTGTTCTCCGAGGCGCGGAACACGTTCGGCGCGCAGGTCTCGGCGTTCGACGTGACGTCGGCCGACGCGGCCGGGCCGATCATCGTCGGGACGCCCGACTGCTTCGACACCGTCGTGATGACGCGGTTGGCCGACGCCGAGGACGTACAGCCGAACAGCATGTCCACGTCCTCGCTGCTCACGAGGTCCGTCGCGAGCGTCTGGGCGGTGTCGGCGCTCAACTGCGTGTCGCGCACGATGAGTTCGTAGTCCACGTCGCCGACCGTCGCGGTGTACGTCCCCGTCTCCGCGGGCGGCGTGAACTC from Halosegnis marinus carries:
- a CDS encoding ABC transporter ATP-binding protein, with amino-acid sequence MSDALLEVADAHTYYGESHILEGVSLSVDEGEVVALIGRNGVGKTTTLRTILQLTAPREGSVRFRGEELVGEATNAVARRGIGWIPEERRVFSQLTVAENVRIAAPSGNDAEAALDLAFDTFPALAERPNVKAGSLSGGQQQMLAIARGLVGDNDLLLVDEPSEGLAPQIVADVARALQRVASETTLLLVEQNLPLAMDLADRFYLLDNGRVVTDGEATTGVTDDEEIRRYLSA
- a CDS encoding ABC transporter ATP-binding protein; the encoded protein is MLETAGLTKRFGGLTAVDSVDFALAEGELCSLIGPNGAGKTTFFDLLTGTLEPTAGTVTLDGEDVTGLAPHATARRGLHRSYQVTNVFPTSSVLENVRVAAQAHGADSFKAWRNVGTFDEYYDEAYDVLERVGLASKAELPADSLSHGEKRQLEVAVALAGDPEVLLLDEPNAGVSSESVDDIIALIEDVATDHAVLLVEHNMDIVMNVSDRIVVLNRGAVIADGTPDEVRGDPAVQEAYLGGYEPGDLADDGEETPAEGSA
- a CDS encoding ABC transporter substrate-binding protein; this translates as MERTNYTRRRMLAGLGAAGVAGLAGCSGETNDGDGTATATATEGGGATVNASASGTVSIGVLQPVSGDLSYYGQQALWGFYQGLNYKADDEFTPPAETGTYTATVGDVDYELIVRDTQLSADTAQTLATDLVSSEDVDMLFGCTSSASANRVITTVSKQSGVPTMIGPAASADVTSNAETCAPNVFRASENTAMDARSGGQYVAENSDVSRVYLFGADYSFGRAVVNNYRSVLEANGVEIVGQRFVPQGYSEWEGLLDNAESAGAEGIVAGFTVSTLPQLFTTFLNGGYDFTVFGGFATQITTNIVGQTLQRVLGEPLTADALAEANFGPFTTRYHWNQYDNEINNAFVDSYTSAYGVVPDLFSSGTFTASSAIVQAVEAGGSTEGADIQSELRGMVVADTPKGADGYEFQTYNNQARSAMTIADVVPNDEENWGAAIKPSEPVATVDMSNTTIPGDSDEMGCDL